The nucleotide sequence GGGTCAACCTAGTAGACCGTTTGGGTCCACTTCGTTGACCTTTGGGTTTTGCGATGGGTCCACTAAGTTGACCGTCAGAGTCCACCAAGTTGACCGTTTTGGGTCTACTAAGTTGACCTTCCTGGGGCACGATGACGTCTTTGACCGAGAGGCCGTAGTACACCTCTTTGCCCACTTTGACCGTCCGAATGGTGCCGCGCTGACGACCAGCCTCAACGCCATTGAGAACGCCCTGCTTCGACATTCCCGTTTCATTCATCAGGTTCTGCAGCGAGAGGGCCGCAGCGTGGCCGCCGAGGTTCCAGCCGAAGGTTTCCCGGACAATAACCAGCGTGACGCGCAGCTCCGCTTCCTTCATCAGCTTCTGAAGGGCGAAAAGCTCATTGGGGGTCTGGGTGTAATTGGGAGGGCTGAAGCTCACAATAACCCCCTCTCCACGGCGTCCTCAATCTCGGCGCGCCAGTAGTAAGTCACGCCTTGGAAAACGACTGGCTCAAGTACCCCGTCGTCGGTCAATTTCCGCAACAGAAAGCGGGAAACCTTCTTGCGTTTCAGCGAGTAGGCCGAGATAAGCAGAAGTGTGGTGGGCAGAGCCAAGTTGTATCCAGGCCGAAAACGCAGAATGTAGAGGGCCTCAAGCGTGTTCAGATCATCTGTCGGTGTGGCAGGAAGGACGGCATAGCTGTCAAAGTCTTTGTCCGCCAAGTGCATACGCACTCTGTTGTGACAATTGATGGATTGCCCGACGTACACGATCTGCCGCTGAGCAAGCAGGAAATAAATTCCACGCACAACGGGGTAGTCGAACGGAATGGTATTGCGGAGGATCTCTTGGTGGCTGACGAGTCGTGTCACGCGGCCACCGTCCTCGGCACCCAGCGCCCGCCCACCGCCATGCAGCGGCACTGGGGAGAGAGCAGCGGCACCGGCACCCCGGCGTGCCCCATGACGGCCCAGGTCTTCTTGATCTCGCTCCAGAGACCGTCATGTGCCTCCCAGCCGAGCGTGCAGGCGATCAGGCCGTACTCGTCCCCCTGCCCGTGTCGGCACAGCCCGCAGACTTCACCACGCAGCTCACTTCCCTCCCGCGCTTCCCGCACAGCAACAGGGGCCGCAGCGGGCGCAAGGACAGGAACAAGTGGCGTCGAGATCTGCGGCCCTTCGGTGAGCAGGAATGCCTCGTCGGATTCCTGGCACTTCCAGAGGCGGTACTTCGGATTCTGGAAGCCAGCGTCACGCGCGATGACTTCGCACTCCTTGCGGCTGGGCAGGCGTTCACCGTCGCGCCAGAGAATGACCTGGCGCTTCTCGCCGCGCAGCGCCACCTTGACGTGCAGGCCGCTCATCAGCTTCCGGTGGACGGCGGCTTTGCGCTCGACACTGGCCGTGAACATCTCTTCCAGCAGCCGGGGCAACATCGGGTCGGACTGGCGTTTAGTCCGCGGCATCAGCAGCCACCTCCTCGGCGACGCTGACCAGCGGCAACACGTTCACGCGGGCGAACGGCCCGAACAGCGCCAGGGCCGCCGCGTTGTACGCGATGGCCGCGAGGACCGGATGCGGGAACAGCCCCAGGTAGAGCTGCGCCCCGTCTTTGGTGATGGTCGCCCGCCACTGGCCTTTCCAGCGGGTGACGCCCTTGTAGCCGCTGCGGTTGTTCTTGTGCCGGGCGCGGTTGAAGGAGTTTTCCTGCTGGGTGCAGGCCCGCAGGTTGCTCCGGCGGTTGTCGAGCTTGTCGCCGCTGACGTGATCGCGGTAACGCTGACCGCGCTCGTCGGTCAGAAGCTGGTGCATGTCGCGCACCCGGCCCGCCGTGCCCGCTTCCGGAATCCGGGTGCGGGGGTAGCCGTTCTTGCTCAGGTGCCAGCGGTACTGGGAAAGGAAGGCCACGTCGGCGTCGTCGCACAGGGCGACCTTCCCTTCCCCCCGCTTGCCGTGCAGGGGAAGCTCAGCCATCAGGCCACCGCCCTCGCGCCGCCGCTCCACTGCGTAAACAGCGCCGCCGAATCCGGGGCGGTGAGCCGCGCCAGGACGCGCTGCGCCTCGGCCTCGGTCAGCTGCTGGGTGGAGGTGAGGACTTCTTCCCGCTCGGCCAGCCACGTCACGAAGCCCAGTCGACTGGCGCGGTCAAGGTTCCAGCGGCGGGTGACGTGCTGCGCGAGGCGCTGCTTGGTCGCCTTGCTCACGCCGCCGCTGGCCGGATCAGTAAGGGCAGGCGACACTGAGTCGCCCTCCGATTCGGCTTCCCGGCCCGACGCCTCCAGGCGCGGCGGGTGGATGGCGCCCAGCGCGGCCTTGAGGTGCTTGTAGACCTCGCGCTGAGCGTCCACGTCTTCGGGCAGTTCGTGGCGCAGTTGCTCGATGGCCTGACACAGGTGGGCGCCGCCCGCGCTGCGCTCGTGGTCGGGCCGCGCCCAGTCGGGCAGGGCCGGGACCTGTCGGGGCTGGCGCTTGTGCTCGTCCCACTCCACCCACTGCTTCGGCAGGTCGTAGAGGTAGCGCCCGATGCCGAAGTGGACCGCGCAGCGCTTCAGGGCGTCACTGCACGCCGCCTTGTACGAGTTCCCGGCGTCGCTGCTGGGGTCCCCCTCGCCGAAGTCGGTGCGCGAGACGCCGAGGACCGTCAGCGTGCCGCGCACGGTGGGCACCTTGGCGCCGGGCACTTCGGCGGCGTCAAAGCTCCAGTTGTCGGGGCAGATGGCGTCGAGCTTGTCCATGACGGCGCGGGCGTCGACGAAGGGCATCATCAGCGCGCGGGTCTTTTCTTTGTTCATCGCGCCGGGCTTCCACGTCACGACGTGGGCGGGAAACGGCGATTCCAGACGCTTCTTGATGTCACTCAGCTTCACGGCGATCCTCCACCTGACGGGGCACCTGCCACAGCGCGTACACGAGGGCCGCTCCGAGCAGGAACACGACGACGACCAGGGCGGCGCTCACCGGCGACCCCCGAGGGCTTCTTCCAACTGCCAGTCGGCCAGCCCGGTCTGGGTCGCCTCGAAGCGGCTCAGTTTTTCGATCAGGCCGCCGGGGGCGTTCTCCCAGGCATCCCAGCGGGCGTTGCCTTCGCGGAAGACGCGAACGTGCTCACTGAACAGCAGGCTCCCCAGCTCGCGGGCGCGGTCATGCTCCGCCGCGAGGTGGGCCTTCTCGCTGACGCCTTCAGGCCGGGGCTGCGGGGCGATGAGGTGGTCGATCAGGGCACCGAGGGGCAGCGGCTCGCCGGGCTGCCGGGCCAGCTCGAGCAGGTGCGCCGCCTGACGGATCAGCTCGTCACGGGTCATGCGGCCACCGCCTTCAGGACGCCGCGCCACTGCGGCAGCTCGTCGGCCAGCCTGACGCGGCTGTGCCGGGAGACGCCCCGGTAAAACCAGTTGCCGACCTTCGGGGTGTGCGGGAAGTTGATCGGTGCCAACCAGAGGTGGACACCGTGCCGCTCCTGAATCTCGGCGAGGGTCTGGTCCAGCTCGCCTTCCTCACAGATGAACATGCGGCTGACCTTCTGGTTGCCCGCCGGGGTGCGGGTGATCCAGCCGGGCGTGACAAAAATCCGCAGCCAGCCGGGGCAGGCGCAGTCGGGCGCGGCCCAGGCGCGGTGGCGGAACATGCGGCGCTTGCCGAGCTTGCTGGTGAGGGCCAGCGGGTAGGCGTCCTTCTCGAACGCATTGACCACCGTTTCCAGCACCGTCTTAAGCGGCGGGGGGGTGGTCACGAGGGTGGGTCTTGCGGTACAGTTCATT is from Deinococcus wulumuqiensis R12 and encodes:
- a CDS encoding HNH endonuclease, encoding MAELPLHGKRGEGKVALCDDADVAFLSQYRWHLSKNGYPRTRIPEAGTAGRVRDMHQLLTDERGQRYRDHVSGDKLDNRRSNLRACTQQENSFNRARHKNNRSGYKGVTRWKGQWRATITKDGAQLYLGLFPHPVLAAIAYNAAALALFGPFARVNVLPLVSVAEEVAADAAD
- a CDS encoding Rad52/Rad22 family DNA repair protein, translating into MKLSDIKKRLESPFPAHVVTWKPGAMNKEKTRALMMPFVDARAVMDKLDAICPDNWSFDAAEVPGAKVPTVRGTLTVLGVSRTDFGEGDPSSDAGNSYKAACSDALKRCAVHFGIGRYLYDLPKQWVEWDEHKRQPRQVPALPDWARPDHERSAGGAHLCQAIEQLRHELPEDVDAQREVYKHLKAALGAIHPPRLEASGREAESEGDSVSPALTDPASGGVSKATKQRLAQHVTRRWNLDRASRLGFVTWLAEREEVLTSTQQLTEAEAQRVLARLTAPDSAALFTQWSGGARAVA